One segment of Mycoplasma sp. E35C DNA contains the following:
- a CDS encoding MG_279/MG_280 family protein yields the protein MLNFFNKVVRRIVYLFGLLFVLVITGLGAVGVVFHKQIINYYEQYQRESRSFLGSVNESIADIQTILDNEDIQDVPSNIKQTISSAQKSVDGVNDIITKTEDNVKNLSDPIANVERLLHDNKVYFQIVQKQNDWQTAVDTVNSVKGIINELNTDIIPNSKKTLDEIRQNIDSAKNLTTNIDIQGIMRRANRTIGPVRQVLNTINNINDRLSSNDKETVSQYLSLISNILLGVGGSLLALTVFILILRFLLYKSVKGFIVKRSKANQQLAEFIKHVYENYPEVVDELRKSN from the coding sequence ATGCTAAATTTCTTTAATAAAGTAGTTAGAAGAATTGTTTATTTATTCGGTTTATTATTCGTTTTAGTTATTACTGGCTTGGGAGCTGTTGGAGTTGTTTTTCATAAACAAATTATTAATTATTATGAACAATACCAACGTGAAAGTAGAAGTTTTTTAGGTAGTGTAAATGAGTCAATTGCGGATATTCAAACTATTCTTGATAATGAAGATATCCAAGATGTGCCAAGTAATATTAAACAAACAATTTCTTCAGCTCAAAAAAGCGTTGATGGTGTAAATGATATTATTACCAAAACTGAAGATAATGTTAAAAATCTAAGTGATCCAATTGCTAACGTTGAACGATTGTTGCATGATAACAAGGTATATTTCCAAATAGTTCAAAAACAAAACGACTGACAAACAGCCGTTGATACAGTAAATAGCGTTAAAGGGATAATTAACGAATTAAATACAGATATTATTCCTAACTCTAAAAAAACATTAGATGAAATTCGTCAAAATATTGATAGTGCTAAAAACCTGACAACAAATATCGATATTCAAGGAATAATGAGACGTGCTAACAGAACTATTGGGCCAGTTCGTCAAGTTTTAAATACGATTAACAACATTAATGATCGATTGAGTTCAAATGATAAAGAAACTGTTTCGCAATATTTAAGTTTAATATCAAATATCTTGCTAGGTGTTGGTGGTTCATTATTAGCTTTAACTGTCTTTATTTTAATTCTTAGATTCCTTCTATATAAATCAGTTAAAGGGTTTATTGTTAAAAGAAGTAAAGCAAATCAACAATTGGCAGAATTCATCAAACACGTTTATGAGAATTATCCTGAAGTTGTAGATGAATTAAGAAAATCAAATTAA